Below is a genomic region from Spirosoma radiotolerans.
ATAATGCGCCAGCCCAGCCCAATAGGCCAGCGTGCGGTCAGTCGACAGTACCACGCCCATGTCCATGTTCTTGCCTAAAACGACCCGGCCTCCCTGGTAGGGGTTGATCGGGTCCTGCGTGCCATTGATGATCATGATGGGCACCGGTTTACCCGTCGGTACACAATCCATGTTCGTGCTGTCGGGCAGATTGGCAATGATAGCCGTAACGGCCCGAAAAGCAAGAGGCATCGTCAGGGCCAGTTTGTAGGCCATGTGCCCACCGCCCGACGTTCCTACCACAAACACATGATCTGTATTGACGGCGTAGCGCTGGTGGAAATATTGAATCATGCCCTGAAAGAAAGCCTGCTCGTTCACATCCTCCTGGTTAGCTTGAGCCGGTGACGACTTTCGGCATTCATTCCAGTAGTGCTTATAGCCATCGGGATAAACAACCAGCGTATTAACTTGCTTCGCCTGTTGTTCCATCTTACCCGTTGCCTTCATCATGCCCTGACCATCCCCGCCTGACCCATGCAACACAAAAACAAGGCTGGGTTTATTGAGCGAGGCCGACGGCTGGTTAAAGTGAAACACCCGATAATGCCCCTCTATGAGCAGCGAATCGTGTGTAAGCTGGGCGGCTACCGGATAAGAAATCAGACCTGTCAACAGCATACATATGACGAAGAGCCTGGAGAGAATAGACATAGACGTGAGTTTATTCGAACGAGTCATGTTGCAGATATTGGTGGTATCGCCTGAGTGGTTAACGTTATTTGTTTATGAGACAGGCTAACTCAATCAAGCACTACACTCTATAAAGCTACTCAGTCGGCGCAGATTCAACAACCCTCTTGCAAAGCCGGTTGCCAACCACAAAAATGCATTTCTGATCGACACCGACCAGGTCGAACCATACAGATCCTGCTACAACTGGGCCCCAAATAGTTGGCAGTAGTAGTACCGATTCTGTTTACTGGGGCCGGCAATACCAATGCCGATATCGGTTATGCCACTGGTCAGTATGTTTTTTCGGTGCCCTTTCGACTCCATCCATTGATCGATGACCACAAACCGGCCATCCAGGCGGGTATTGAGGGCAATATTTTCACTCAGTTGCCGAAATGAATAACCAACACGTTTAGCTTTATCAACTAAGGTCAGCCCGTTCAACGTGTGGCTCATTTGGTCTTTGGCTGCCATTAGTTCGGCGTATTGTTGAGCCGCCTGCATCAACTTAGCGTCCTGGGTCAACGCGGGTAAGCCTTTACGGACTCGCTGCTGGTTAGTGGCAACCAGAATGGCTTCCTTCTCGCCAGGTAAGTCAGCGGTTAGCACGACATCCACGGCATGATGTAAGGGCTTGAGAGGAGCGTTTTCTTCAAGAAGTGATGTCTTTAAGCCTAAACCTGTCATCAGCCAACCAGACAGGATAATGAAGGCAACATTTTCTACTAAATTCATAGGCACTTATAAACTATAACTCAGCATCAGCTTTCGTTCTAAAACAACGAGCTTACTCGGTAAAACAGGATGTAATGTCCTGAATATATCTTAGGTGTCGGGCGGGCGTCCTTCCAGGCTATAGAATGAATGTGGCAAGAAAAGCAGATAAGCTTAGGATGAAGGCATTCAGACAACCGTTACCGTCTCCACTGAATTTAGGTTAAGTGGTGATGAGCGAATCAGGCTTTAGTTCCATAATTGATTCGCAGCTGTCAGGATGATTGGTTGTTTGTCCGTAACGACTATCGTTTGTTCATGCTGTACAGCAAAACTGCCTTTGGCGATTAGTGTCCAACCATCCCCCTTTTCCTGAGCATACGTGGCGTTGGTAGATAAAAACGTCTCGATGGCCACAACCGAATTTGTTCGGAAACGCGTTTTATTGGACCGATCATAGTAACATAAAATCTCAAGCGGTTCTTCATGTAAGCTTCGACCTATTCCGTGCCCAGCCAGATTCTTGATGACCCGGTAGCCACTTCGCCTGGCTTCAGTGTCAATTAAACGCCCAATCTCAGCTATTTGTACTCCTCCTCGGATGTGACTAATGGCTTTGGCCAGGATTCGCTTCGAAGTTTCTACTAAGTCACCACGCTGATGAATGTCTTTCCCCAGGACGAACGATCCCCCATTGTCTGACCAATACCCATTCAGTTCGGCTGATACATCAATATTAACTAAATCCCCTTCCTGGAGAAGCCGTTTGGCCGAAGGAATGCCATGACATACCTCCTCATTTACACTGATACAAGTCCAACCCGGAAAGCCATAAGTGAGCTTGGGTGCCGAACGGGCACCATGCAGTTCCAGCAGTTGTCGCCCATATTGATCCAACTCAAACGTCGACATTCCTGGCTGGGCATACTGTTGCATGCACCTAAGGGTGGTGCCAACGACTTGGCTGATCTGCTGCATACCGGCCAACTCCTCTTCAGTTTTCAATGACATAGCTTTTTAGTTTTATGATTAGGCAAAACTAACATAAAATAGGGTGCTCTGCTTTGCGTGCACTAGCTAAGCTGGCTTCCTGCGTTCACGAAATCCCTGAAATGGCCTAGTAAATCAGCACCCTTGAGTCGTACTCAAAGTGCGTTAAAATTGGTTCACCTATAACCAGTTTGTGTGCCACCTCAGCCAGACGTCACATAAGCCGCTATTACTGGCTGCAAACGCGGCAGGATGGCTTCAATCTGCGTCTTTTCTTCCTCGGTCCAGTGCCGGGCACGCCCAAACATACAGGGTTGCAGAATTCCCCACAGTTGATTGTCCGCCTGGATGTGCGCATGAATCAACGCCCGGTGGCCGAACGTTTCCCGCTCAAACTGCTGATTGAGTACTTCTGGACCAGCCATGTCAACATCATCGACATAAACCGACGGTTTCATAGCCAGCCCGGCCCGAATCAGCGGGTCCTCCGTCGGCAACTCATCCGTATCGGGTTGCCAGGTGGGCTGTATCGTATTTTTGTCGGGAATCTGCGGGTTCCTGCGCCAGCAGAAAGCGGTTCGTCCCCGCTCCTGCTCAGGTTGCCGCACGTAAAGAAAACAACGATCGGCTTCCAAGGCCATTCCAACGGTCTGGACCACCTGATTCAACGTATCGGCCGGGGAATGACCAGCGCTCAGGAGTTCTTCAATGGTTGCCGATAAAGCGTGTATAGGGATCATGGGTGCTTAACCCCTAAGCGCTGATTAGGTTTACAACTTATGCCGTTTGTCGAATCCATAGGCAACCCCAATCCGTCGCCTGCGCTACTTAATTCGACCCAATACCTTGTCAAGTTCGACAGTAGCCGTCAGATAATCGTATACGGCCTGGAGGTAATTTGACTTAGCCTGGGTAAGCGAAAGTTCAGCATCCGTCAGCTCTAATCGGGAAGCAATGCCCTGTTTCCAGCGGTCGCGGGTGATTCGGTACCCCAACTCGGCGACGGAAATTGTCTGTTGTTGAGATTGGATGCGTAGCCGGGCTTCCTGTACATTTGCCAGCCCTATTTTCACCTGTGCCCGCACAATCTCCTTCAGGTTAGCCAGCTGTTTTTCAGTTTGTTGGCGAGTTACCTGCGCTTGCTGAATACGGGAATTTGTTCGAAAACCAGTGAAAATTGGCACACTGAGCTGCAAACCCAGGTAGGAGCTTACGGGCCATCGGTAATCACCGAGCCGAAAATTATTGGCTTGTGACTGAGACAGTACCGAGCCAATCGCAGCTAACTTCGGCTGCTTCTCAGCTGCCTGCAGCGCAATTTGCTCCCGGTTTAGCTGCTCGATTAGTTCCAGCCGACGCACTTCGGGCCGGGCCTGCACCGCATCGAGAAAAGCATCGGTTCCCGGCGAGACGAATAAAGCATCGTCATACCGCAGCGAATCCTGCAAGTCTATCTCCTCCCGCTCGTCCAGCCCCACGGTGCGCTTCAGCACCGTTTTTGCGATGCCAATTCGATTCGTCAACTGAATGAGCGTTGGCCGCAGGTTTTCGACCGTCACAAAAGCGCGTAGCGTATCGACGCGCGAGGCCCGTCCTTGCGCCAGCAGGGAGCGGGCGTCTTTCAGGGCCTGCTCGTTGCGGGTAATACTTTGCTGTTGCAACCGGAGTTGTTCCTGCGTGATCAACACGTCCAGATACGCTTTTTTCACATCCGTAACGACAGTCGCCCGGACATCAGCTAGCGCCTGATCCGTGGCTAATCCATCGATCTGAGCCACTTTAATACCCGAACGAACGCTGGTCTGAAACAAGGGTTGGGATACCGCCACGCCACCCAGGAACGCATTCGCCCCTCCGACCCGAAACGTGGCTAACTGATCGTCGCCTAACCCCACAAAGCTACCGGGCAGGAACGAAACTTGTTTGTTGAAATAGTACAGGTACTGCGCCGAAGCGGCTACAGTGGGCAGACCATACCCTCGTGCTTCCTGTACTTTCTGAGCGGCTTTGGCTGTTTCCAGCGTTGCTACCTGCAA
It encodes:
- a CDS encoding TolC family protein, whose amino-acid sequence is MRHTTYIITSFLAIPFLSLQLAKAQVRQLTMDNAVKLAIDKNRDLQVATLETAKAAQKVQEARGYGLPTVAASAQYLYYFNKQVSFLPGSFVGLGDDQLATFRVGGANAFLGGVAVSQPLFQTSVRSGIKVAQIDGLATDQALADVRATVVTDVKKAYLDVLITQEQLRLQQQSITRNEQALKDARSLLAQGRASRVDTLRAFVTVENLRPTLIQLTNRIGIAKTVLKRTVGLDEREEIDLQDSLRYDDALFVSPGTDAFLDAVQARPEVRRLELIEQLNREQIALQAAEKQPKLAAIGSVLSQSQANNFRLGDYRWPVSSYLGLQLSVPIFTGFRTNSRIQQAQVTRQQTEKQLANLKEIVRAQVKIGLANVQEARLRIQSQQQTISVAELGYRITRDRWKQGIASRLELTDAELSLTQAKSNYLQAVYDYLTATVELDKVLGRIK
- the map gene encoding type I methionyl aminopeptidase, which gives rise to MSLKTEEELAGMQQISQVVGTTLRCMQQYAQPGMSTFELDQYGRQLLELHGARSAPKLTYGFPGWTCISVNEEVCHGIPSAKRLLQEGDLVNIDVSAELNGYWSDNGGSFVLGKDIHQRGDLVETSKRILAKAISHIRGGVQIAEIGRLIDTEARRSGYRVIKNLAGHGIGRSLHEEPLEILCYYDRSNKTRFRTNSVVAIETFLSTNATYAQEKGDGWTLIAKGSFAVQHEQTIVVTDKQPIILTAANQLWN
- a CDS encoding alpha/beta hydrolase family esterase, translated to MLLTGLISYPVAAQLTHDSLLIEGHYRVFHFNQPSASLNKPSLVFVLHGSGGDGQGMMKATGKMEQQAKQVNTLVVYPDGYKHYWNECRKSSPAQANQEDVNEQAFFQGMIQYFHQRYAVNTDHVFVVGTSGGGHMAYKLALTMPLAFRAVTAIIANLPDSTNMDCVPTGKPVPIMIINGTQDPINPYQGGRVVLGKNMDMGVVLSTDRTLAYWAGLAHYQGKPTMEKLPDVDPQDGKTIERYTYRAAGKPDIILLKVIGGKHDYPNDVDVHVEALTFFMHQIHR
- a CDS encoding GAF domain-containing protein, coding for MIPIHALSATIEELLSAGHSPADTLNQVVQTVGMALEADRCFLYVRQPEQERGRTAFCWRRNPQIPDKNTIQPTWQPDTDELPTEDPLIRAGLAMKPSVYVDDVDMAGPEVLNQQFERETFGHRALIHAHIQADNQLWGILQPCMFGRARHWTEEEKTQIEAILPRLQPVIAAYVTSG
- a CDS encoding CAP domain-containing protein — protein: MNLVENVAFIILSGWLMTGLGLKTSLLEENAPLKPLHHAVDVVLTADLPGEKEAILVATNQQRVRKGLPALTQDAKLMQAAQQYAELMAAKDQMSHTLNGLTLVDKAKRVGYSFRQLSENIALNTRLDGRFVVIDQWMESKGHRKNILTSGITDIGIGIAGPSKQNRYYYCQLFGAQL